The region CCGTTTCGATTACTTTTTATGGAAAATCGTCAAGATCTCGGATTACGGAATTTGTTTAAGTTAACAGGCGATCGCGGATGCTGCAGAAGTAACAAGGCTCGAGGTTACGGGATAGATTGTCATCTCGATTGGCAATATAACGAAAGCCAGAAAGTTGTAGGTACATGACAGGAGGTGCTCGGGGTAGCTGATAACGTTTAAAAATCGAGTTTATCAGCCTTTCGAACGATTATTTCTCTATCTTGTATGCGACAGATGGCTTGGATCACCTGCCCTCGATAATTGATtaccattttcaaatatattgcCGCAATGAGTATACACGACAGGATAAACTACAAACCAACGGTAGATGAGCCTGTGACatctatacacatatacatagtTACACATGCCTGAACAACATCAGTGAGGTAGTGCGTATGTGCAActaaagaacaaaaaatatacatacgtataaaacATCCATATGTATACCAAGAATCAATCGAGTCGAGgaattctttcaaaactttattttGATCATCGCACATCACAaaggttgaaagaaaaacgtgaCCATTGGCGTCATGTATAAGATTCGCCCGCGTGAAACGCACGTGCATCGACACGCGACAAGAAGACGGCCCACAGCACATATCCATATTAGTAATTGCCGAACGCGTAACCGACCGTGACGTCCCGGTACGAGAGCAAGCAGGTGTAGGGCAGGTAAAGGAAATTACATTCAGAATCGGCTACGCGCGGTACAAGGGTGATTTTCCAAACGATTAAAGTGGGGACCAGGGACCGGCGACCGAAGGGGGTGCTAGCGTGTGCCTGTCGCCTCCAGAGACCTTGCTGCGTGGTTTGACGCCCCTAAAAAATCCCGAAGAAAGGAACTTGTGAAAGAATCCTTGAAAGGTTCGATGAACTCGGTAGCTGATTTATCCTGGATCCGATGTCTTGTTCTTTCTCCATTGCAATACGATTCCTAttcgaaatattataattttctgcaACAGATTTTGTGTATTACATGTGTTGATTTTCGTTTCTAATTACttgatctttttttatttttttttttgcttgttcCAGAGAACATTTCCCTTACTACAAAAGCAACGATGATCGCTGGAAGAACTCTGTACGGCACAATTTATCGATAAATCCTCATTTTCGTAAGGGGTCGAAAGCACCTCACGGAGCCGGCCACCTCTGGGCAATAGCTAATCGAGGAGAGACAAGACCTCGACAAATTACGCCGATGGGAGGCAGTACTTTGACGCGGCAATTTGTAGCGAAAAACGGGCAAGACAATAGTTATCGAAAAAACAGCAATAATTTACGGTAAGTGTTGAACGTAAtttcgtgtaaaaaataaactaaagaAAATGGCCGGAagattttgacattttttttttatcatttgagcgagaatttttatttcttgtataTGTTTAAAATACGATTGCAGGTCTCAGCTGATCAATCAGGTTGTTACAATGGACGAAATCGCGGCTGCAACAGCAAGCATTCAGCAACCCGAAGagaataacgaaataattaaTACTGTCACTCTGGAGCATTGCGCTGAGCAAATACTTAGCGGGATAAAAAGAGAAGTTGAGGTGCAATACCTTGTGCCTATGGTTATACCGAATAACGGCGACCACAATACTATCCAACAAAATCAGCAGAATAGTCAATCGGAGCAACACTATCACCTCAAAGAAACTGgtaaatggaataaaaaatctcttAAACATACCAAGTAGAGTTAGGCAAAAGTTATTCCAAGAATATGGGCCTGTAGAAAATAAGCACAAATTCCTTCCTCTTTATATCTCAAATATTGCCTTTCCTCAGACTTTCTAAACCCAGTATCCAAAGAAGTAGTGGCAGAAGAGTGTGGACTAATTGGTGAGGGTTATCTGGTAACGGACCTAAATCCGACGACTCTAGGGCTGAATATGGTGGAATCGGAAACCATTATGCCAGAGAATCTTTTTGGTGAAGAACTGAGCTTCCAGTTTTATGAATTGACATCCCCGTCGCAGCTGCAATCAGCCTGACATACAGAGAAGGGAAAAATCCGTGTAATTCTTCTGGAGGAATCATGGATCCAGGACGTTCAAATGGTGGATAATTTTGATACTGGTTTATCCTTGAAACAAGGGGGTCTCTCGGTAATCCTAAATTCTGGACTCAAGGACTTAACTGCCTGCACAGACATAGCGGACAATCAAAACACGACGTGCATTTTAAACAACAAGAGCTGATCGTCTAAGTACCCTCAATTCACTTTACTTCACCTCTGGCGCATACACCAgtctattatttatttaaatattcagtACCGTGGCTGATTTGTAAAGTATGTTAATCAGTTTATGTTCACTCTCATTCGTAGCCAAACCAATGCGACGTACAGTGCCTGGATGTGTCTTGAaacataatttattattaaatattactATGATGGTTTCTCCTAGTCCCTACAAAAAACTGTGTGTAATGTTTTTGTATTAgcaaagaaaatataacatttACAATTTCACAGATGcatcaaatttattaaatacaAGCTCCTGTTACCGCATTTCTTGTCAATCTACGTATTgcctttcatttatttctgtaCAACACTTCGGGAATCACTCAGCATCTTCATTAACTTCATTATCTTGtcttttatttccttttgttttctcctctttattttttttagcaaGCTTGGCCATCAACTGCTGTTCTTTGGCTTGTTTTTTAGCCAACTTCTTCTGTTTTCTATCCTCTTTGTCTTTCTGAGCAAGCATCTCCTTAAATCTCTCATCATTGGGATGGATTTTGTAGCCAAAATGACGTCTGACTTCTTCTATCAGACGTTCTTTTCTCTCCCTGGCTGCCGCTATCTCCGCTTCTTTCTTAGCTATCTTGGCATTTAAGTCTGCAGTCCATTTATCTAGTTTCATTACATTTTGAGCTACAGCTTCATCCCTatattaagaaaataaaaaatggtaatCCTGATAACAACATGTGGTTTTCAGACACAAAATTTTCCTTATCGATTGTATTCATAATCTGAATGCATTACCTGGCTCTGATACTTTCTGCCAACTCAACATTCTTCTTGGCGATCTTATCCCACATTTCATAAATTGTTTCTGGGTATAAGACTGATTCATATTCCTTCCTATCTGCAACTTCTTCCTTCGTCGGCCAGGCAATTCCAATAGGTACGTTGCTAGCCTCTATACCGTACCTTCCAACTATTCTTTGCTTATATTTAACTGAGGTATGAAAAGACTGTATTGGATCATATTGAGGACATTTGTCAAACAAAATGTTTCTGTGAGGAGCATTAAGCCTGGACTTGTTTCTCTTTTGCTCAATTTCTTCCTCGGTCAAACCTTGGGTGCCTTCGGGTAAGTCGAATTGCTCGTTCAGTGTTTCAATATCGAGATCATCTTTGTTAGACACTTCGTCGGCATTTGTTGCAGCGAATcttcttgaaaatattcttgGTAGCAGTGAAGCGACGCACCCGTTACGAGATAACAtcacattcatttttcacagcCTTAAGACACGGCGACTTCGTAAGTTTTGAACGAATTCTAACCTAAGTTTTAACCTCAAAAAAGCAGGTTATGACACAAACAGATCTTCAATGGCAAGTGTTGATTATCAGTTTACCGTTATTTCCATATCATGGAGATTGAGATATCTAATTTTTCTATAGATATTTATAATGCTGTCTAGTTTGATAATAACTATTGATTTATTATCGAAAACAACAAGTTTTAATCATCTATGATTCCGTAGACGATGGCCGACGAGAAAATGCTGTTCTGCTACTGACTGAGACATAGATGTCCCCACGAGGCCTGCGAAGTTTGCATTTTCACGAGCAGCAAAAATGCAAGGTGCCCTAGATTATCCAGGTCAAGACACGCGCGTTCCAGTTTTTCTCACTACAACGTGGGCAAAACTTTCTATGCGCGTTCGcccaaaaaatatcaaacttacATTACCGCATCAACCAATTTTTTGAGGTTAAGCATTAAGGAGTTGCGCCCTTAGTGTCCTAACGTTCACCAAATAAATAGAGGCACGTATATATTTTGAGGTTAATCATTGTGACAGGTCAGGAATCAGAACTACACCGAGTGCTTTCCATTTAGAGCACAGCGTGACACGGTGTACAAATTTCTATTGTAATCGGCCAATCCGGGCAAACAAATAGACCAGAAATGTTTACACCGTGTGATATTGTGCTCTCAACGGAAAGCATTCATTGTCATACGAAACTTTTGACGCATtctcactaatttttttgcccacgCGTGTCTTGACCTGTCTAATCTAGGGACCTTGCAAAAATGCTGCCACAGTATCTTTCTATCTAGTTTTTTGCCAATAGAAATGCCAAGAAAATAGGTAATTCACATTCGGCGCGTaccgcgtatatatatatacatatatatatatatatatatgaaggAGGATAAAAAAGGTAGCTACGTAAGCGAAATTTGCCAGGTGATGagaaattagaatttttttcacaacgttAAAGTGTGTTTAGTTGGAAGGAaacattcgaaaattttcaagttattttgaATGACCCAATTTCCGAATTAAGTTTGTTCTATGTGTCCACACGAAGTACTAGTCGGGACAATTCCTATAATTTTCCATGAATTTCCGACAGTTGCAGTCTGACTAGAAACTTGAGGTGTTCGCCTGCATAAGGTTGCATAGCATCAGGTTGGGAATCCTCCGTTTTTACCGTCATTTTActacatgaatttttattcatttatttgcaTCGACTCGATTGTCATGTCATATTTGGCCAATAAAATCCATCCTTAGGCCTTCCTCTTCATCTCAACAGAGATAGCCAATTGACAGTTTCAACTGTTACAAATAAGATTTCAATTCAAGCGTCGTATGTTGTCAAGTTCGTGTAACTCCTTTTCATAAAGGTATTTAACtgcgaataaaattaacattttataGATAAACTTTGAATCTAAATCTTTTCAGCATagacatatttatattataattaaataattaatttatgcTAAATTTAACCTGTAAACACTTTTTTCCTCAAACTCATTCTTATAACTTTCTTAGTAATACTATTTTATTAATGTCAGGTAAACCCAAGGCACATTATTTTAAGCTTGGAGGAATATTGCTGACCGACTGtgacaattaaaaatttttatccaccaAAGGCTAGGACCAAAACGACGGATCAATTCTGATTAATTTTGCAACAGCAAGAATTCGTAAGAAATAAGAATGTCACCACGAGGACCAAAAAAATCGTATGTAGAACCATAACTCTTTCtctgaatttattttgtatttcgtACAACAgggtgaaaattatgaaattaatattatcaaatatattatttcagcGGCCTGACGGTAGTTGGTATGGCTCCAGAATTGAAGCTCAAACCTTATAGGATACCGAAGGATTTGCGAAAAGTTTTTGAGAACGGGATGAAACACTTTACTGAAATTAATGATAAACAGGAAGTTTATttggaaatgataaaaaaagtGATCAGCGAGAGGGATATTCAATCCTATTCTTACATCAATCACCTGAAACTGCTGTTGTACATGGAAGAATATAATAGAGagcttgaaatgaaaatgtatgatttgaaagatcaaaaaataaaaaaatgcctCAGTGGACAAGACTTTCAAATTTACGTGCCAGGACTAGGCGAAGACCGACCGTCATTGCAGTTATATGACGAAGTTCTATTGCGTAAAACAGACGACAGTAATTGTTGGATTTCATCTATATCTTTCATCGGTGAGAAATACGTGAAAATCGTAGCGCCGGCCAAGTAAGTAAGGCCTCTATTTCCACTTGTGAGCAATTGATCAGCATGCTGAGTTATATACTCCATTATCCGATATAATGATTTAAGAGATATTGAAACTGATTGTCTAATTGCATTATAGATTTTCCAAGAAATTTAATGAAGAAAACCTGTATGATATCAAATTCTTGTTACCAAGGAGAACTTTACAGTGTAGTCACTATGCCATTGAATTAGTTGAAATAAATCAGTTAGTGCCTGCTTTGTTCCCAGAAATCAGAACCTGCTATAACAACTTATCCAAGTAAGTTTCTATGGACAGTaataggaaaataaaaattcatcaatggGTTGATCAGTATTTAACAGAATATAATACTTCAGATTTAAGACTGAGCTTTGTATAATTCAGTATTTGTGctcatgtttgaaattttcagagaacTTACTTGGTTTGATAAGAATATTGCCACTAATGTCGAACAGAAACAAGCGATTCGTAACATTATCGCTAGAACGGCCCATCCAGCCCCTTACATTTTATTTGGCCCTCCTGGAACTGGAAAAACAGCGACCCTTGTTGAAGCTATTTCTCAAGTAAATATTTCGTTTAAGAACAAATTGAAagtaatattttgaaacgaaCAAGCTTCTGATATTATTTGTTTCCATTATGAGTCATGAgattaaaatttgtatttttaatgtAACATTACACGAGGAAACAAAATTCAGCTACTTTAGCTATTTGAGGTAATGTACGACAAAAAAAGGCAATCATTActtaatatacctatatttgaTGTCAAATTGAACAGATATGGAAACTCAACCCTTCGAATCATATTCTGATTTGCACACCATCGAACGCAGCTGcagatgaaattttaaaaaggtTATTGAAAAACATTCCTGAACAAGACGTTTATCGCATGTATGGGTCGTCACGAAACTGGTAGGTCCTTTCTCTCAAGTAGGCAACTAATTTACCTCTACAGCAAGCCAGTCACTACAAACGAAGGTATTTTATATTATGGATAATTAACAGGGATGACGTGGACGAAGAAATCCAACCGTGCTCTAACTTTGTCGATGGGGAAAAGATATTTTTGCCAAAGGAACTCCTCATGTTGAGGCGTATTGTAGTGGTTACTCTTATGTCATGCGCTAGGTATGTGTTAATTTACTCTCATTGTAGTTTATGAGGATGAAGTTCACAATGttaatataacaataaatgGTAAATTGTAACAATGGCAAACGTACCCATATTTTTTAGATTCAACATCCTCAGATCGTTCTAAAGTTGcctgatatttttgtttttctgttcagtatttcattacattaacGGTACTAACTTTAACCTCATTATGATTTTGGAGTGATAGATGTTTCCAGAGATTTATAGTTAATTTATAGTTGATGAGTTTGGTAATTATGGCCCGttttaaaatgtatttatttaattgaatttgcAGATTACTCGCGTTGAAATTGTGGGAAAACCATTTCGCTTACGTGTTTATAGACGAGGGGGGTCAGGCAACCGAACCTGAAACGTTAATTCCATTAGGTCTCATGAGCAGTGCCGATTCTTCCCATAAAGGACGCCTTCAAGGTCAACTAGTTATTGCTGGTGATCCAATGCAGCTGGGACCAAGCATTGCTATGAGAACACCAGAAACATTAGGTAAATCAACTAATTAAATCCAGTCTACTCGTAATAACGGCATATTCATAATGATTCGCAGTGGTTCCAACatctttcaatttcatattaaaacatttattttctctttaaGCAAAATCAATGTTGGAACGGCTAATGAAGCAATGCTCACCATACAAAAAAGATCAGTCTGGAAAGTATAACCCAAAATACATCACAAAACTTGTGCGAAACTTCAGAagcaataaatttatactACACGTACCCAACATCCTGTTCTATGATGACGAGCTTCAGCAGTGTGGAATAAGTGCAGATATAAATAGAGCACtgggtttcaaaaaattgataaacaaatCTTTTCCCCTTATTTTTCATGCTGTAAATGGGCAGGAATGTAGAAATTCCAACTCACCAAggtgatttgaaattaattacttaAGCAAGAATTTTGAATCTACTCATGTGtgtgtttttcaaattgtctAACAGTATTTAACCAAGGAACAATTAAATTTACAGCATATACAACATGGCAGAGGTCAATGTAATAATGGTGTACCTCGAGAATTTGATTGGCACTAAACTTGGAAATCGCAAATTAGAACAAAAAGATATTGGCATTGTTACGCCATATAAActtcaaagaaataaaatacatcaagagttagaaaaaagaaattgggaCGAAATATCTGTAGGAACTGTAGAAATCTTTCAAGGCCAAGAAAGGGACGTCATTATTATGTCTACAGTGAGATCGCTCATGGTTAAACACAACGGAAGGGAACATCTAGGCTTTCTATCAAATCCCAAGGTATGCTATGTGTAATAAAAACTTGCATTAACaccctcgttttttttttagaatccGATCACGATTGATAATTAACCTTTAACACTTACCtaattttaaacttttaaaATAAGTGTGCCTTAATGACGTGTCTTTTTTCACAGAGATTCAACGTAGCTATTACAAGAGCAAAATCTCTACTGATTACAGTAGGAAATCAACGTATCTTACAGGTCGACCCCTACTGGGAtaagttaataaaatattgcagGGATAATAATGCATACACTGGTGCACGTTTTTATCCTAAACAAAAACTTACgaacggagagaaaaagaaactcatTGCCAAAAAATATGTTCCACAGCCAGTCAGTGATCAAGATTTCCAATTCCCAGACATAGACACTTCAGTCAtccataaatttgaaaactgcCAATTCTCAGAGAATCTTATCCCAAGAAGGAGGGCAAGAATGCCAAGAGTCAACAAAGACCTTGCCTCTTCTCCTCAGTTCACGTCTGGTAAATATCATTTATGAGTCGTCAAAGAATTACATCTGAATCTTTTTAAAACATAGCGATGAATGGAATTtctttaatcatttttaatttttctctcttcagaTTCTGGTGTAACCAGCGCGTCAAACAGTAATTCAACAACGGATTCAGAATTACAGGACACAGCcagcaatttttcaagtacCGATGGACATATACCGCCAAGCAAAAGTGGCAGCTTATCTTCAATTTCTGATCCATCACCAGCGGACGAAGTATTACATATTAGATCTATAAAAGATATTCTCGATACTAGTTTTGATCTCGATGATTCGAGTGAATCTACAACTTCTAGCAATGAATATGATCTTAATGATGTGTCACTGGGATTAGAGAAGATACGGTTATCGGACGTTTGATGTATAATTGTAAACGATTAGGATTTGAAATGTGATACATTATACTGTCTTAACCACGATGGTTCTCATGAAGTCACGTTTGGTGTTTCTTTGGTTGAGTATTCATGTACGGTGACGTCGtatgataacattttttaaatctgttaAACCTTCACcaagaaattacaaaaataagtTATTTCACTGTAGATTTTCTAATCATTTTGAATAATACGTTTTACTCGTGAGCGAAAATCTTGGAGGTTTGCGTATATTATTTATGGTGCGAAGTATACAACAGTGATGTTAAAACGAACGCATTTTCCTATGTTTGGCGAATAGGTTGTAGTGGTAAACGAACCTGGTCCAAAAgcacaaattttttacgtaGATGAAATTacgtttataatatataattactaattgtaagaaagtTTAAGAAAGATACGAATGATTATATGATCGATTCTATTTAAAAGAATGTGATCTCTTTGATTCAATAATAGATTTCACCGTGTGTATTATCCGTAAACATACACAATATTCAATTTCTAGATGCTTACTGCTAAACAGTATATCATGACGCAGTCAAGGATCATAAACACTGAATCTTggaaaatcacgaaattttatgattttcgtaaatttagAACTTCTCCGCATGTTTCATCAAAGTGGCTAGGGAAATACATGTGAATATTACCCGACTAATTAtacttaatattattattgactTTATACTCGccattattattgtttccTACAATCTGCTGTGTGACATTCATCATGTACGATGATAAGCTCCTATACACATTATTTGAAGTATTCGTTATTGAGGAAAAGAGATAGCGATAGAgatacagattttttaaaatttaggcTAGCATTTTGTGGTACCTTAGTCTTATATAGCCTATTTGGCATAttatggtttgaaaaaaattttacgcaaaATTTGTGTGTTATGttaaaatcgcgaatattCGTACCTAATGATAAGACGATTTTAATCACGTTCAATGAAACCCTCCAACATTTACGTCAAAGAGTTGAGCAACATTTCGCAACTGCTTTGTGTATAcaagttattttttatatgatgtATGACtttataatgtaaaaattattgccCAGTTCATGGCATTACTTTTTTATATCGTTAAACTTATAACGACATCTTTTGTACTGGTTAAATAAGagaatgttacaaaaaaataattacgagtGATTTTGTTGGATAGAAAACATACACTTTTCGATTGATTTTGAATGTTTCAACATTCGAAATCGATTAATCATCTCTGAAAGTCGACCTTTTGATGAAAGTCaacttgtggaaaaattttaataattatcgcATAGACTGAATTATcgatttaatatattttatacaggCGATATAAATCATACACCATGGTTATCAACTATTGACTAACAGTATAACCAGTACAAcggaataatattttgaaagacAGCGTTTTGATTGGTATTTTAGTATAGGTGCCAagagaaagaatttctttgcTACCTATCATCagatgaagataaaaaaatcgaaaaaacatcACTTGAAAGTCGATCCCGATCGACTTGAAGCGAGTAGATCAATTctgaataatcgattatttttacatgattttcaacgaaaagTCGATTTTCTCGATTAAATTCAAAGTTGCCATCCCATCAATATTAGTTTCGCACGTATAAGTATGGTTTCGCACGGCGGCGGTATACACGGTGTACACCATTGGAATATAACACAATAGTGCAGCGGCAACTGGGTAGTGGAGATTCTGGCGAGGGGCGGGGATAGCTTGGAGGTGAAGTACTGTCTCTTTCCACTAGCGATTCCGCGTGCGTGGGTCAGTCGAgagcaaaaaataatatcactgATTTGCAAAAGAAAACACGTGCGAAAGGGGTAATGAACGCCGGTGTacaagttttttgaaagactGTACCGGTGCAAGAGAGACAGCACTTCACCTCCGAGATCTCCAAGGATACTTCTCTCTCTCCGGAAATCCAGCCGTACTCACTTCGTGCAAACTTAACACACACTTATCAGTGCTATGCAAATCtctatacgtacatacacgcTCGCAGCGCCGCCAGTAGACGTAACAAGAAAGCTTAAACCCCTAATAGCGCTACCTATGGCGATAATAAGAACTTTGGGCCCAGGAAATCATATATACCAAAACGTTACTCTATGTACATATACGACCACACATGCTTGATtctgtattgttttttatgcACGAAGCCCGAGCCGTGCAGTGAGCGTTCCAGTCATGTTCCAGTATTATTATTCCAGTATGTATTTAACTCAAAGAGCACTAGACACTGACTACAGAGATCAGTGGGATTAGATAGAGATTACTGCGAATCAGTCATAATCCTCTTTTATAATCCGCTTTGCAGTGACGGCTCATTTATAACATGGAACTATTAGTAGAGTGACAAACTGCAGATTCTATTAAAGACTAATACCAATTGTAaagtaatttattttccaattgataactaaataaaacaacgaaaaCTACAAACGTGTCTGCAACCCCTTTACAATAGGttagaatataataaaattcagtaTTTTATAGCCTTACTTTTCGCACGAAATATAATCTGATAAATTGAGAAGTTGACAACCACTAGTGAGTCTGTGTATCTTATTTTGATTTGACTTTCTGCATAAGCTATTTCTTTACCATTGATTAATTTACAGACAAGAGCGCTATGGATGATGTGGATGATGGTATTTGTAGTAGTAGTAGTTATAGTGAAGAGGATTGTCCAGTGTGTCTAAGGGCAGTTATGATGGATGCAAGTGATATAAGTGAATCTGAGATGGAAACACTGAGAGGAGATACAATTGGTGACACCTCGTATAGTGCCAAATGGACAATAAATGTCTTGATATCACTTTCAAATGTAAAAACTTTACTCAATCCAACATCTCTTACCTTATAATTTATCAAAGTCAATTCCTAACAAACAAGTCAAATTGTAAGTATTCTCTCGCCTGCTACTGTAATTGTTTCTCCAGGTATGCGAAACAGGATGGTCAGATACATTGGAATCCGAGCTTTGCCTCTTATGGGACATGACCACGGAAAAAGATGTGACGATATTTCTAGAAAAATGTGATTtcttaaaaattgttgaagtATCATTCAATGTTAGCAGTGAGCCCAGATTGACggtttgtttatattttaatatcatCTAGTGCTAGCTATTCTTTTTATATATCACCTGATGACAatgatttactttttttctatttacagGAAATTCTTATGGGGATTCTTGGAAATATGTGTTGCCAGTCGAACCTGATACAAACTGTAGCAGAAAGACAGGAATTAGTTTCTTTgctttttaatttattatcaacTGATGATCCGGAAACGCTAATTCAACTCTTAAGACTGTTGCGAGTTGCTGTATGGGATATTCAACTACAGGAAAGGAGGGATGTGATTTCACCATGGTTGGAACACTTCAAGAATTACGAAGTACTTGGATCATCTTTAGTTTTTATCCTAAACAGTTCAACCAATGGTAAATTTAATGGCCAATGGCTTTCTACAGTCAATCAATTCCTTCATAATTGTAATATCAACTGTGCTATATTTTACAGATGATTTACTAATAGCTGCTATAGATCTGATACAAGCAATTTCAACCACGGACTTGTCAGATGAAGACTTGATAGAATCTCTTATGGGTGTCGACGAACTACTTCCAGCTCTGATAGAATCATTCAAGCAATTGATACCCAAGCAAGATGGAAATCACACGAGATCAGAGCTC is a window of Neodiprion fabricii isolate iyNeoFabr1 chromosome 6, iyNeoFabr1.1, whole genome shotgun sequence DNA encoding:
- the LOC124184257 gene encoding growth arrest and DNA damage-inducible proteins-interacting protein 1 encodes the protein MNVMLSRNGCVASLLPRIFSRRFAATNADEVSNKDDLDIETLNEQFDLPEGTQGLTEEEIEQKRNKSRLNAPHRNILFDKCPQYDPIQSFHTSVKYKQRIVGRYGIEASNVPIGIAWPTKEEVADRKEYESVLYPETIYEMWDKIAKKNVELAESIRARDEAVAQNVMKLDKWTADLNAKIAKKEAEIAAARERKERLIEEVRRHFGYKIHPNDERFKEMLAQKDKEDRKQKKLAKKQAKEQQLMAKLAKKNKEEKTKGNKRQDNEVNEDAE
- the LOC124184238 gene encoding putative helicase MOV-10 encodes the protein MSPRGPKKSGLTVVGMAPELKLKPYRIPKDLRKVFENGMKHFTEINDKQEVYLEMIKKVISERDIQSYSYINHLKLLLYMEEYNRELEMKMYDLKDQKIKKCLSGQDFQIYVPGLGEDRPSLQLYDEVLLRKTDDSNCWISSISFIGEKYVKIVAPAKFSKKFNEENLYDIKFLLPRRTLQCSHYAIELVEINQLVPALFPEIRTCYNNLSKELTWFDKNIATNVEQKQAIRNIIARTAHPAPYILFGPPGTGKTATLVEAISQIWKLNPSNHILICTPSNAAADEILKRLLKNIPEQDVYRMYGSSRNWDDVDEEIQPCSNFVDGEKIFLPKELLMLRRIVVVTLMSCARLLALKLWENHFAYVFIDEGGQATEPETLIPLGLMSSADSSHKGRLQGQLVIAGDPMQLGPSIAMRTPETLAKSMLERLMKQCSPYKKDQSGKYNPKYITKLVRNFRSNKFILHVPNILFYDDELQQCGISADINRALGFKKLINKSFPLIFHAVNGQECRNSNSPSIYNMAEVNVIMVYLENLIGTKLGNRKLEQKDIGIVTPYKLQRNKIHQELEKRNWDEISVGTVEIFQGQERDVIIMSTVRSLMVKHNGREHLGFLSNPKRFNVAITRAKSLLITVGNQRILQVDPYWDKLIKYCRDNNAYTGARFYPKQKLTNGEKKKLIAKKYVPQPVSDQDFQFPDIDTSVIHKFENCQFSENLIPRRRARMPRVNKDLASSPQFTSDSGVTSASNSNSTTDSELQDTASNFSSTDGHIPPSKSGSLSSISDPSPADEVLHIRSIKDILDTSFDLDDSSESTTSSNEYDLNDVSLGLEKIRLSDV